The nucleotide sequence CCCTATGGGCCCCACATGacttttgaatattttatttctCCTTGTCCCCTTGGTTAAGTGCAAGATATCCTAAAGGAAGATCATGTGTTGGAAAGTCTTTTATAAAGAACCAAGAGTAGTATACATTGTCCTACATCTCATAAAAATCACCATCTCTTTCATTTTCTTCCTCTAACTCTCGGCTcacttctcacacacacacaccaccaTTTTCACTTCATTACAAGGCAAGCCAAGGTCACTAGGAGGTGTATGGAGGCTAACTAAGGAGGCTTGAAGTGTTAGAACTTGAAGTACCTCATTTTGGATCTTTTAACCACTTGATTTCTTCCATATTCATATTCATCATtcttgtgccacttccctagccattagagctagtagtaagcttcttgatcactatattagttcatgtttatgttatgtacaagtCTCACCATCTAAACAACAAAACCTTTAAAGTTAAAAATGAGAAGATCTAACATATTCATGAAGAAAACAAGTGATTATATTGATTTTTAGTGTATGTAATGAAGTTGTTGATGTTATATCTTGTGTTTATGTTTAGATCAAGTATGTTAAGCTTGTTagaagcttagatctaacaagtttatgcatggatcttgaaagatccatggttaaacttgaagatgaacataTGAAGCATTAGGCGACCATGAAAAATGAATTTTTATGCATAAACTTGTAATCTTGAAGTAATAAAGCGTATGTAGAACTAATTTTTGAAACTAAAACCCATGAAAAGTTTGTTAAAAGTTTAATATAAAGCTTGTTTATGAAAGATCTAAAGttattaagcatggatcttgaaagatccatggtgaAACATGATGTTAAAAATAATGATCTTTCTAATGGACAAAAAAGTGGTTTTAGAACATGATTTACAAACTTTAAGACAATAAAACTCATGAGTGAGTTGGTAGtaaaataaagtttcataaaaAGTTGGTTAAAAATTTACAAGAACACTTGATTTCAAAGGATCCTTGTATGCAAAGTGTAGATCTAAAAGGCTACACATTTTTAACAAGAATCAAGTTCACCATGATGCTTCATATGAAGAAATTAGtgtatgttgttgatgattattgttgaaaattgtttttggtattaaaaagaaaataaacacatgttttgaaaacatgggaaacctccatttttagaggaaactatgtcaaaatttttataaaattttgacacttagaaaagaTAAGTtgtggtgaaacttattccccaaAAATTCACCTAAAAGTATTTACCAAGGTGAAGGGGTATTGTCCCAGATCTCGCGCCAGCATAGCcgtgagtgaccattacccttataaAAAACCCCACCggcaagaacttatctgtgtccgtACGGGCACGCGCGAATACAACGatcgaatccaatcggtcaagtgatgagaagacttaccttgtgtatgaaaatgggtatacacatagcgatgcggcctagcaccgcatcctatgaacattttcgtcacgacaagggatctgggcaatagcaacagtcaccacaagtggcgatgcggcctggcaccgcatcccgcaGTCTTCGCCAGAATGAGAACGCGGAAACAACAGCAGTTACCGAAGGCAGCGATGCGGCgcggcaccgcatcctgcccacgaggcaagtgggactgacaccacagtgcaagtggcaccaatgacagtcgcctgtcagcccatacgttagcaacagactgacaccacagtaggacgtggcttcacctccacaaccaacaagcctgacacacctgcataagggcggcGCGTCGTCAGTCTGACCACTCAActaccctccttcactcctcagctataatacccatcccaaaccaggtttgaggtatcgcttCTCAACTCTCTCAcaactactactatcacacactttgcttctcaagcaaattactgattctcacgccggagagtggtaacaaggagcacccgcCACCtcttcctccttgttacgagtgacggtgtgttttccttgtgcaggagacagcCCAGCTGACGGTCTAGCCACCGATCCttggaaagaagggattaaccctacctgacgagaccagtgaattaacctcccTTGGTTAACCACAGTTTGGCGCCCagcgctactcttagcactttttccgCATCCTTTTCTTTCTTGAAGATCATGTCTTATCGCAAAACAATCCTACCGGGGATAGCCCCAATCCCACAAACTTGGCACCTACGGGGAACACTACCCCAGCACAACAAATCAGCCATATAGGCACATCCGCACAGGGGGGCTCTCCCTCAGTGTTTATGCCAGATTTTTCACAGTACGGTTCTGTGATACCCCCAGGAATGGATATTCATTCATGGTTTTGCCAACAACAGGTTGCCCTTGCGGCAACCTACAACAGAGCTTGCGCAGAGGCGCAAGTACCCGGAGGACCCACCCCCGCACCACACACACCAGCGCATCGTATCTTGCAATACGATAGTAGGGCACCCGAAAACCCGGCCTCCCGGGATAGGGTGGAGGAACGCGGATCCTCCTACTGCAGCGTCCGTACGCTTGACGAGGACGACTCCACATATGGATCCCGTCGTAGGGGTCCAATACACAGCCGCTTAGGCCCGCATGGAGAACATCGGCGACAATCAACAGCCCACCGCGGCTCCGACATCCACAACCGTCTGGGACCACAACCCACAACGAAGGGCATGATCGCACCGACCCAGACGGCCACACATATTGTGGGGAATCCCACTCGGCCAATAGCCGACCGGGAGGATATAAGTATATTCCTCCCACTCAACCCCGCACTACCTACGTCCGCGCTGAAAAGCGCAGGCCAACCCAACCCTACAGGCCAAAGTCCACAtccgaaaactccaaattcgtTCTGGATATCGCCCACGCCGAAGTCACAACGACTAAACTCCCACTCACGAttgggaaatacaatggttcATCCGActcggacgaccacatgaacatttttACCGGCGCTGGGTGCAATGGTAAATGGGACGAGGCCACATGGTGCTATTTTTTCCCCAGACCCTCACTGGATTAGCGAGGGTCTGGTTCGATTCTTTGGCAGTTGGAGCGCTGGcttcatttgaacaactgcaAGCAAAATTTCTTGCACACTTCAGCCAACAACGATGTCACAAATGTCATTCAACGGACGCCATGAACATCTGGCGCGGAGACAACGAAAGCCTGGAATCTTTCGTTATCCGCTACAATAAAGAATGCCTTGAGATCAGTGGGATAACAGATCAAATGGCCCGCAACCATTTCATTTTAGCCGTCAAGGACAATGAAATGGTGATGACCATCTcgggcaaggagggcttgccagAAAAGTGGGACGACATCATGGCCGCGGTCAAGACGTACGCCCAAACTCAGCGGTCTCTCAAACCGCACACTGCCAAGGCACAGCCCCACGCGGAAGGTCAATCCTCCCGCCAAGACGCCAAGCGCAACAAGCGCAACCGGGACACATGGAATCATGGCAACGATTCCAATCCTTACGTCCCGCGCGCCTACCAGCCCGACGCAAGAAAAACGATCAATACCCAACGCGAACAACGGGCATCAAAGAaggaatctcgggaccgcaattAGACCGAGATCAACAAGTCACCAAGAGAAGTCCTCCAGACGGAcgcacagttcttgcgaccgacCAACCGATGAAGTCCAAAAAGAACCAAGATCTCATTCTTTACTGTGAGTATCATAAGGACTCAGGCCACTCAACTAACAATTGCATCAGTCTCCGATTAGAGATTGAACGAGCCCTGAAAGAGGGGAAGCTGCAACATCTGTTGACAGCCGCGCAGAAAcaaaccaagcgcatcacccccagCGACGAGGGCACTTCCACGGGCAAAaagaccatgtatgtggcctcaacccacgTGATTAATGGAGGCCGTGGAAGGCCGCACAAGGCGGCAAGAAGAGGGGATAATGACTGGAAAGATGAACAAGTTGTTGTCCccaaagtccgaggcggaccgagcgacaggcgcgccgtcgttatcacCGGCTACCTAGCTCATTACTGCACGGAGCGATTGTTCATTGACCCGGGCAGTACTGCTGACATCATCTATGAGCAGTGCTTCAACTAATTCGATCAGGAGGATAATGATCGATTGTAGCCGGTAGATTACCCTTTGGCCGGATTCGCGAGGGAAATGGTGTTCCGCCTGGGCCAAATTACATTCCCCGTGCGCCTTACCAACGGTAAGCACACGCGGACCGAGGAGGTAAACTGCATGGTTTTACCCCACACCTCCTGTTACGAAGTTCTTCTCGGGCGAGAGTCCCAAGGCGACTTCAACATGATTACGTCTGTCCCCCACTCTGCCATCGGTTTTCCAACCGAGACGGGGGTCGCCATAATTTATGCCCGTAGAGAAGTTATGTCTACAAACGAACTACTTCCAACCAAGACAGCAAGGCTTACCCGCAACACCCaaccagagaaatgggttctTAACGTAAGACACCCAGAACAGACGGtgacattgggtcacgccttgtctaACAACACTAAGGCGCGCCTGAAGCAACTCCTCTTCAGGAATCAAGATATTTttgcgtggacacccgcagacatgacaggggtacCATGCAAAGTCGTgcaacatttcttgaataccctaccaggtatcaagccggtgatccaaggccaacgctaCCTTGGATCCGCAAACAACGAGGCGATGAACGAGCAGGTCAAAGAACTGCTCttcgcaggcatcctgcgggaggttaaataccagacttggttatccaacccagtcatggtagaaaaagcGACTGGGGGCTGGCGTATGTGCGTTGACTACcaagacctcaacaaagcctgccccaaagACTGCTACACACTTCCAGAGATCGACaaaaaggtcgataacctcgccCCATTccgatggaagtgtttcctcgattgttatAAAGGCTACCaccaagtacaaatggcaatcaaggatgaagacaaaacagcattccgcaccCATATGGAGAATTACTGTTACACAAAAATGCCATTCGGGTTGCGTAACGCGGGCAgaacctatcaaaaactgatgaacgacactttttgtaggatcgtattcagacccgaatgagtcgatcagaagagttttactcaatacgaaaggcggataCAGACGTATTGAGGTCAATTCAGTAAGAATATAACTTTAAGCTgtcgatttgattgatataatgacgttttacagcgtgacgacacttcggcagcacttcgttgcaaaaccgGAAATTTttttatgatttcgcttgaactggcATATATATAGCCATTGAGATTCCGCTTAAACATGACaagt is from Helianthus annuus cultivar XRQ/B chromosome 9, HanXRQr2.0-SUNRISE, whole genome shotgun sequence and encodes:
- the LOC110875879 gene encoding uncharacterized protein LOC110875879, which gives rise to MGRGHMVLFFPQTLTGLARVWFDSLAVGALASFEQLQAKFLAHFSQQRCHKCHSTDAMNIWRGDNESLESFVIRYNKECLEISGITDQMARNHFILAVKDNEMVMTISGKEGLPEKWDDIMAAVKTYAQTQRSLKPHTAKAQPHAEGQSSRQDAKRNKRNRDTWNHGNDSNPYVPRAYQPDARKTINTQREQRASKKESRDRN